The genome window TGTTCATGTCcagtaaaaacaagttttttttcccgCAAATGTGACAACAAACACTTCATGTTTGTAGCAAGGGTTGTTTTTGTGACTTTGTTTACACTATTtcttgtctttatttgtcaaaaatgtgtGATGAACGCTTGAAATTACAGCTAAAAAGATGAAAATCTGTTAATTAAGAtttaaatcataatttattgcATTACTGCGAGCATCACTTTGAATATAATAATGAGGTTTGACATGTTGTTGTCAAAGATGTACAAAGTGAATTAAATACACCTGCCTCAACATCCTAAAATGCCAATGTCATACTTTATAGTCAgcagctgaaaaaaaatcacattcatgTTTTCCAGAATATCCAATTTTAGCTAATTTTCTAACTACTGATTATGGCAGCAACTTTTAAATCTCAAATGCTGGTAGTGTCCACTGCATCACTAGTTTTcagaaataatttgtttctGCAACTGCATTCAGATGTAGAACGGTCGCTTAATTTGCCAATCAAGAGAAAACGTATCTGAAGCTGGAGGTTTTGCTACTTTTCACTAGTTTATATCAATGTAATTTGATAATGTAGGTTTTGGACTGCTTTTCAGAAGAAGCAAGCGATTTTTAAGCCGTCACTAAATATTTGAGAAacatcatttcttttttttccagacattTTTAGACCAAATAAGCAACTGGTTAATGCAATCAATcaataaggaaaataataatgGGTTTCAGCCCTAAGTGCATTACAATGTGACTGTgtcatttaaacaaaataatgacaaatgaaGTGAACTGCTACCAGGATGGTAGGGAAAAAATGGTGGAGTAGTTCAGAAAATGTATGCACAATTAAAAGGTAAATGGATAAATCACTGATTTAGTCCTGTAAAAATCcaagttaatattatttaacACAACTGAAATAACTTAAAGGTGTAAGGTTTTGCTAAACCTTCACCCTTTGCCGCCAAAACATGCGCttctttatatttaaaacattttcattcctCGATATTTTGCTGGATTAATCCTCAACTCTACTGACTTTATGAGGCcctgaaaaacacattaaaaggaGTTATGCAAATTGCCTGTGACACAGGCAATATAACTTCCTACATGACTTAAAAAGCTGTGCCGGGATTGGATCTAGCAGCTCAGTTGTAATTTAAAAAGCCGACCAAGAGACATTGAGAGAGTACATTATTAGCCTCATTAGTCATATTTGTAGATATAGAGACCTACagtatcacactgtgaaatgacacgCAACCCACAGAGCTACACAGGACCTCTGGCAGTGCATCCAGAACTGCTGAACACATTAGCCAGTTAATAGGCTATTTAAAAAGagtaggagagagaggaggaggaggctggaggagggAGAGCCAAAGTCAAAGGGCATGAAGGGGGCAGGGAAGTCACTGACAAGCACATAGAAAGTATTGAAAGAAAAGTGAAGAAAGCTTGACGGGGGAGTGGAgcaggagggggggaggagagaggggtgaACCTCCTGAAGGACATAAATAGGCGAAAGAGGACTTGGAGGCTCGCAGTCACTCTCCTCGACAGCCACATCCACCGCTCTCCTCTCCCCTTCGCCTCACTTCCAGCCCTCCTCTCAACTCATCTGCTGCAACCCTCCATTCATCTGGAACACTGGGCAAAATCAGTGAGTAGTCTCTACACCACATCTTCATCCTGTCGCCACATGGCAGCACAGATATCGGTCTATTCAAGGAAATGACAGCTGTATTATAGAAGGCTACTAAGTATGCATGTGTAATTACTGGAGATCGTTTCTGTAACTGGGGAATTGTTTGCAATATTCAGGTAAAAGTAAGCAAACACCTGACAAAGAAGTGTAGATTTTAAATGAGTGTTCTGTGTTATATTAAGGAGGAATTTGTTTTGCAGTGAAATGCAAACATCTCACATTCCGCTCTACTTCTGTGACAATCTGTAAAGTATAATAGCACCCACTTTGATTTAAAGGATAGAAAGTCTCCACATCCATTAACTCTCATAAAGCAGAATTTAATATGTCAAGTGGTCCACTTGACACAGCAATGTCACTCTATTTCATGCTATTCATGTACATACCTCTCAGAGGCAAAGATGTGCTTCATACAAAATGAATGCATGTCCCACAGGGGAACATTTAGCACGTTCATTAATCAAGGGCTTCCCACACATATGCATAAGGACTTTTTACTCATACTGTTAAATGAGAAAGATCGGACACTATGAGCTAGTCAAACCAGCCGAGAGTCATTGGAAGAGTTCAGGGAGGTTGCAGGATGAGTGCCAAGTAGCTGCTGAGTATGATATGATGAGGTATCCAAAGTTATGAAAGTCAGCTGGCATAGCCTTATCATTTAATGCAGGAATGTAGAGCTCACCAAACTGTAACTACAAACCACAAACGTTCCATATTTGCATCTAAATGAATGCAATTCTGCCTGTCCAACACTGTTTAACTGAGTTTACAAGTCAAAACAGTGGAAAAACAGTGGAGCATGTTTAATTGAGATATTTTCCCTCTGACTCACATGCCCCACTCGACACTGACGCTGCAGCCAGACGCTTTGCCCTTTCACCAGTTCTCCTTAAAAGTTTTGTCATGTATCAgatgagacagaaaaagaacaagtaaaaatgtcataattatTAAGACAAATGATAACTAACGAACAGAAGAAGTGAGTGTGCAAAAGAAAGAGTGAAGGAATCCTCTTAGGCAGAATAAAATCAgttgaacacttagaataaagacatttatGGTAACAGCTGGTAAAAGTGTCCCAAACCAAACCTCTTAAAGTGTTACATCAGAAGATCAGAAAGCATGAAAAAGTGTGCGTAATGTGGCGATTAAACCTGTATACATTTGCAGCTATATTCACGTAGCTTGATAGAAATGCTTTTACtgacttttctccattttttgttttccctttACTCCCTCAGGTCCTTATATCTACCCTAATCACCATCATGGACACCACAAGGAACATCCTCTCCATCTCTCAGGCACTCTACCACCTGATTGTCATGATGCTGACACTGGACCAAGGCGTTCATTTGATGCCAGTTCCTACTGACGTCCCCATGTGCACGGCATCAGAAACTGCCCAGTACAGGCTAACGTTTACCGGCAAGTGGACCCAGGCAGCTTTCCCTAAACAGTATCCTGTCTACCGGCCCCCTGCACAGTGGTCAAACCTCATTGGTAAGTGCACAGAGAGCTGGAGAACTGTATTCTCATTGGTCACAGTACTAGCAACAGATATATAACAGTACTGCATGAGCCACGGGTGGCTAATGTAGAAAATCACTGACAGAGAAATCTAtagtaaatacaaaaacacaatcattTCCTGATAGGTCAGTATACAGGATGCAATTGGTTAGAAATGTATcctattattaaatatttcttcCCATTGAATGCCTCTGATTTTCTCAAAAAATCCCCCTAAGACATGACAAAATATTAAGTTACACTACTTGACTGACATCAATAGGAAATACAACCTCATTTTTATGTACTTTTgtagataaatatataaactggctaATGCAGTTCATTTGGCCAATATAATATACACTAATGCCTGTTGCAACAACTGACTTTGTTTCCCCCTCTTTCCACTCTTAGGGGTGACCCACAGCTCTGACTTCCACATGTGGCAGCGTAATGAGTTTGCCAGCAATGGAGTGAGGGAGTTTGCTGAGAAAGGCGAGGCCTGGACGCTGATGAAGGAAGTCGAAGCGGCCGGCGAACGCATCCAGAGCGTTTATGGGATCCTCTCCGCTCCTGCTGTTATGGGAGGCACCGGCCAGATGAACACTGAGTTTGAGGTCTTCGCCAGACACTCATATGTAAGTCTCTCAACACCTGGTTTCCTTCAGTCTGGGTCAGGGCATGGAGTATATAAGAGGCCTTCTGCAGAGGGGTCAATATGTATAACAAGGTGCTGCGTTGCTTTTCTGAGCCGAGGTTAGGGGGCTAAAGGATCAAAATGTTACCAATCATTgctattgttttttatcttcatGTGTAGTTTTAGCAATTATtcttataaaatataatgatattataCTTCTAATCAAGACAGCCTCACAATCAAGTGCACAGATCATGCATATTATCAGTTTGACCATActataaattcattatttagaAGTGAAAATGGAAgtctttgtaagaattattttattgtagGAATATCCATTGTACCTTGCAAAGGTCCTATTTAGCACCTTTTTCCCACCTACTCACTGTAGTTGAGCAGtgcccaataataataataatattttgggTGCGATAAGTTTTGTTTAACTTCcaaataaatgttaaacatACCTGGGTTAAATAAGATCAGGGGCATGGTTACCCCTGTGATCTCTGTAGTGAAGCTATTTCCATTTAAGTTGTTCAGGCTGTTCTCACGGTTTGTACATAGTTATTGGTATGAAAAGAAATGCACTAAAATTTTGTAGCTATCCCACAGAATCCACTATAGTAGCATACAGACCAAAGATGCATTAAGTGCGGGCGGGAGGGGAAGTGGATAGCTCAAACAAACCCGACAATGTGACCCAAGAGACTGGTGTTTGGATCCTGTTGGAAAGCTCCTTACTCATGTTCTACATCATTGAAATAACTGCATCCAGTATTAATGTATGAAGTAGTGGTTTCATAACTTTAAAAGGGTTGCTTTGGTTCCTAAAGCCAATTCAGTTTcggtaaaaaaaatcacaccaacCCATTGGTGAGAATACATTGAGTTGTTGTCTCAAGTAATTTCAGCCAAAActataaaaaggagaaaaaacaacaactaaatttTAACTTAATGCACTGAATGTCTTCTTGGTGAAGTAAAAACTTGTTACATAGATCCTAACAGTTGAATGTAAAAAGCATTAGATTATGAGAAAGACGTTgcattgtgcctttttttactAGGTTGATGCAGTAAAACGGTTAATGTAACTATAAAACCAGCtacagctgtttttttccacatataTTACACCCCAAAGAGAGCTTCCAAAAAGCAGTAAGCTTAATTTACGTCTCAATGAATTATGTAAAGCTCAGCAGGATCTGGCTGTTAAACTTCCTACTGATGAGTCTCGGGGTAGGTCATAAAGTTAGGGACACGTCTTACCAAATGCAATGTTAGGCTTGGACAAGAGACGAGACAGAGTGATGAGGAGGCAAAAGTGTGGTTTGGAGGTgggagaaatgaaaaaaatgccaGTTGGAAACAAAAGATGCTCACCAACACAAAATGTACTCTGGTGCTTGCACAATACCACGTGTGTACAGAGTTATGGGTGAGTTATTGGACTACGGAAAGGGCTGAGCGCCTTtgacgattaaaaaaaatctggcggCGTTGAGTTGGAAAGTGGTGAGCTTACCAGACCTCTGATACCCGCTTCTCATCTCTGCTTCAGGCTACATTAACCGCTACTAGCATAGTACACCCAAACCAGACTGTCCGCTGTTgaattgcattgtgggtaatgtagacATTGTAGCAACTTTTGACAAGagagacaattaaaaaaaataagaaatctcCAGTTCTGCTGCATTgatttcaaaacttttttaaaccaTCTGTCACAATTCAAACAATGTCATGGGAAAGCAAAACTAAATTCATGGTGTACTTTAATTACACAGGTAGGATGTATGGATGTTTGTATCGAAAACCAAGTTATTAAGCTAATTTTAACTTCCAAAGAAATCCAATTATTTCTATCAGTTCCTTTGCTGTAAAGGTTAAATGAATAGATAAATCAAGagtataaataatgataaaaacaatgaaGTGCATAATGGTTTTAACTTCCATTTGCAAGTAACctaattacattatttttaaccCAAAGCACAATAGCCCACACTATAACACAATGTGCAGTTAAACAGTAACACTAAAGTCAAATAATATATGGTAGCATAAACTAACAAATCCTTTTCTATTCTCTTTTCCACCCATGtctttctcctctgtctctttatcACCATCTCAATCAAACCCACCTCCTcatttccttctctttctctttttctctctctacgCTCCATCTCCCTCCCCACGCTCTACTTCCTTCTCTCTATTTGCAGCTGTCGTTTATTGTGCGTCTCGTTCCAAGCCCGGACTGGTTTGTAGGCGTGGAGAGCTTCGACCTGTGTGATGGCGACCGCTGGAAAGAGAACGTGTCACTGGAGCTTTTCCCATATGATGCAGGAACTGACAGCGGGTTCACCTTCTCTTCTCCAAACTTTGAGACCATCCCACAGGACAAAATCACACAGGTGGGTCAGCCTGAGCCAAGTACAACATTGTTTTAAAGCCAAAAATAACTAATCGGGTGTACAGGGACATGAACATTTTAGTACCCTAAATGCACAGCACGTCTGCCAAGATTCATGCAACCCTTTGATATAATTAAAGGACATTGCTATAAACTGTTATTCCTTGTCCATTTCCCCTCCATAGATCACTTCTTCCTTCCCTAGCCACCCTGCCAACTCCTTTTACTATCCCCGCCTGAAGCACCTGCCGCCCATCGCCAAGTTAACGCTGACCAAGATAAAGAAGACCAATCAGATCATCAGCCTGCCTGTGGAGCCCACCCAGTCCAACCAACTGCCAACAGGAAACGAGATTGAGGACACGCTCATAAGTAAGTCTGAGGAGAATAAACACTAACATGCGGTGTGTTGATGAGCATAGGGCACTTGCATGATAACATAAATGACTGATGACAATAAAGGTCAGGATTTTACAACTCTCTAAAGTTATCGCAACAGCAACATATAACTAACACACCGATCGTGAATTAAACAGAAGAAACATGACAAAGTAAAGTAGAATTGTCACAAACATCACACTGTTTAACTACACAAGTTACCTTTAAGTACCAggccaaaaaaactaaatactaaaactaaaatatgaatattctccaagtaaaacattaataatttaaatttccAAAATCAAAAGCAAATCGGATATTTGACCATATGACCTTAGTGTGGCACACACCAGAAAATTACCATGTAGTCCATCTTTTGAAAGAACCGAATCTCGActcaagtttaaaaataaaaataaaaaaatggaatcaTCACCTTAAAATCTAAACTCTAATCGAATCATGGATTTGGAGAACCGTGACACCCCTCATCAACATGTAAACAGTGTTTGCATCCACCGTTCGAATGCCGTTCTTCATTACGCTTGCACTGatcaaataatatatacattaaaaagaaaataaacatttaatcgCTAAGTTGTGCGAAAGAACTGATGTAGGATTTTCTCACAATGCTAGGATTGGGTAGGCTTGGGTATTAGTCTTTTGCTGAATCAAATGAGAGCATTTGGGAACCATTACAGGCCACACACAAACCCAATTACTTCCAACCAGAAACCAGAGAAGCCAAGTGAGGGCAGGGCATTACAAAATGCCAGGGGCACATCTGGCATCCAGTGGAAAATTCTCAAAATGAGAGACTGAAAAAGTGATTTTcagcatttaaagaaaaatctaaGGGGAAATTCTGCACAGCAACGTTTAGGTCACGACCCAAAATAGGATGCAGACGTGTGTGATTTAACAAGATCTTGATCCATAAGGCGAAGCTGGGTTTATTTAATGTTGGTTCCCAGATTGTTAACATTTAAGACTCCCTGTTGTACAGATTAGTggtaacagtaaaaaaaaaaaactgttagtaAGAATAGAAAGAGGGCTTGGCAAAAATGAAGACGAAGAGTGTGTCAAACCAGAAGTAAAGCCAACAATGCAGCAGTCAAACAACCTGTCTGTGTGACTGATGCTCTCCTAAGTGGGGAAAATAAgcttttataaaaacatatttcaccACAGAAAATCTAAACAAATGACTTGACcaggaaagtttttttttgaagCGGGTAAAAAGAAACAGATTGTGTGTCAACCTGGCAGTAGAGATGACAGTGTGGTAATCAGATTCAGTGTTCAGGGTGACTGTAAAGGTTTGACTCAGCATCACAGACTACAAGTCCGTTCCCTTGGCTACCCATCAACAAACAACAGAGGGAGGCCAGGAATCTGTTGGGGTTTCCTGCCTTGATCCAAATGCTCCATCCTGCCCCTATGTCTGTTTATCCTACCCTTCCTCCATTAATCCCTCTGTCTGTTTTACGCCCTCTCCCCAGGGCTTGAGCAACAACTTTCATTAAAGATTAGAAAACACCTGCTCTAGAATTTAcctgtaaaatgcaaaaaaacgaTAAATCGCCATTGCTTCTTACACATTGTATCATCTAATCCTTCCCTCAGAAGGTAAAGGGAGACTTGACTTGCTTGTTCCATCCAAACACCCATCCATGTAGCATCTACGTCACCTCCCATCCTTCTGCTTTTCTACTCTTTAACCAACAAGTCTGTTATACAAATAAGTTGTATGGAAGCTGACAACAAGGTTGGCTGAGGTAGCCCAGCAAGTTCACCATGCCCTACAAAGTACATGATGTAACATTAGACTTCAGTGATGAGCTCCCTTTCCCTGTATTGCAGCTGAGGTGCCTTTAAGCAAGGCTCCAAATCAGTGTCAGAACTTCAGCAGCACAACCACTGCCAAAAATCTCTGAGGAGCTACAGGTTCATAAAGAGCTGCACACACAGCATGCCACCATTTCTTGCATTctctatcattcatttattcacttttctACAGACAAATAAGTGTTGAAGAGCAGTGATTTTCCCTTGTATGACTTATTCCTCCCCTTTGCACTTAATAAAGAAAACTCtcatattatactatataatacCAATAAAATGTGAATCATTACTACAATATTTTGAAAAAGGattcctcctttttttaaacaggaacAAGAGCGAGAAAGCAATAACTTTCCACAATTATGAACCAAGCCACAATGTCAATGTGATTATAATCCCcgcccccctctctccctctctgtagATACCCCTCTGGACTGCGAGGTGTCAGTGTGGTCTCCTTGGGGTTTGTGCAAAGGCAAGTGTGGAGACTCAGGCGTGCAGCACCGCACACGCTATGTCATAATGCACTCAGCCAACAACGGATTAGCCTGCCCTCTGCTGGAGGAGGGCAGGAAGTGCTTCCCCGACAACTGTTTATGACTAAgccaggagaggagggagaagaaagagaggagggagaggagagagaagaaagacagGAAAGACAGGAAGGGGAGGAAAGGACGAAGAcgaagaaacaacaacaaaaggtcTGCAATGTTTTTACATGAGGCAAAAATATGATGACTTCCTTATTTCCTCCCAGGCTATGGCCTATGTTTGTGGAAACTCTTAAACTGCAGAAAGTCTCATCCTCAAGTCACAGTGATAGATCTGACAGCACTAGAGAGGTGtagtttggcaaaaaaaaaataaaaaagctattAGACACCAATTCAGTTTTGACAGATTATCTAAATTGTGTGGGGATGGAACAGTGCAGTTTGAAACATAGCCATtgagtaaaaacacattttcacattgTAATTGGGCTTAATTTGTTTGGCACTGGATTATAGTTTACAGGAGCTTCTATCAAGCGGATTTGGAAATAAATCCATGTAAATGATACTCAAGATCCAATATCCAAGAAATACATGTTAAATCCAAATAATTTCAGCTCTGACACAGGGGAAAACATGATGCCTCAATCCTTCCATTAGCAGAAATACAGAATTAGAAGAGTGAGTcgggaaattaaattaatgtacAATCCTCCCCCACTTTCAAAACATAATGTTATTGAGACATTATGGTTGCTCTCCTGAAGACGAAGAATATATTTATTGACAGGATTTTAACCTGTAGTGTACAGTATACCAAATGTCAAAGTAATGTGTTGTATGCCTTTTTTGTTATGGAGATATTAGTTCAAAgtttttttgtacaaaaaaatgtttgttttctttatggtcaataaaatgtaaatatatcttGATGCAGTGTGGGCCTCTTTGCAACTTTTCAGAAGAAAAGATACTACATTATGTATATCTGAAGTCAAGTCAGTTCACAGTCCATGATTTTGATTTATCTTTACTGCCTCTGCTCAGTACGTTGTCTGACGTCTTTACATCCAAGGCACACATTTAGACTTACTTATATTTGAGCTCCCAAGGTCATATTACTAACACTGGGGCCGCAGGATCAAACTGAGTGTCGAGAGAAAAGCTTTTAACTGGATGACCTGAGTTCAAGCTGCGGTGTTGGCTTGGATTTGCCCTGATGAAGTGTTAGTCATAAAATTGATGAATGTGCTCACCAAGTATTTAAAACAGTTCACCAAATGTTGATTTAGCTCACATGGCCTGAAATCTCACAGCACACGTCATGCTGTGATGTCCAGTACAGCACATCCCACTATGATGAGGGAGTCCCATTTAATAGGCAGAGCAGACAACAGCTACACGTAAAGGTTTCTTGGCAGGATGAAGACAACACAATTTTAAACAGATTGAAAAATGGCTTCTTTAGTGAATGATATTGgtggaaatatttaaaacagGTAAAATCACTTATGATCCCCCCTCCTTTCCACCAAGCAACATAGAAGGCATACTGCAGATGACAGATTCAACAGTAATAAGAACTTAACATCTGGTGCAAAAGGTCCTTCCAATTTGAACGACGAGGGAGAGGAAAATTACTGAGACAGAGAATCAGGAGAAACGGGACTACATCCGGTTTCTGGCTTTCTTTAACAGTAATTTCATCAACTAAGTGACAGAGAGGTGATTGTAAAGTACACGCCAAGTATACAGTATTACAGTGCCATTCAAAAGTTTGGAATCACCCGCCACAGAAGCTTAATTGGGTACATTCAGACGCTTATAAACAGATGTTATTTTGTATGAAGGGTTCATTAAAAAAGGGATGATTTGTACATGGAGAACATAACAACGTACAATGGTTCCACCAGAGACAAAGATACCTATGAGCGCAGTTCAATAGGAATAAAAGAAATCACCAGTAATTGATCAAAGAAATTGGAAGCTGGGCATTCAAATCTGTGCAGATTTAAATAGGAACAGGTTTCTTTGTAAAGTGCACTTTAAAAAGCTGGAATTAATGGCATTTTACTAAAACACTAATCCCTCAGACTTCACAATGGAAATAGACAGTTTTCTTTTGGAATTGGATCAGGGAAGATCATCCCAGCATACTATGGACTGACACAGTTTAAACCTTTCAGTCTAACCACTGAGTAGACTGCAGAGGGCTCAAAGAATAATGGCTTCCCAAAACATTTAGAGACTAATAGCATCATTGTGGTTCAATAATGATATAGGGTCACATACGCTTTTCAGAGCtggaaaactaattaaaaattgAAGGGTATTttggggtttaaaaaaaaagaaaaagaaaaaaggttgcaaTAGTATTTTCCCCCATCATGCAACATTAAGGGGACATCGACAAATGAAAGTTTTAAtcatttaactatttttaattcaaataatacatttggtgTCTGAATTGTAcagttttttaatctcttttaaaATAGCTATTATGGAAAGGAAGAAGAGCAACATCAATATAAGTTGAATCCAAACTTTTGAATGGTAAGGCGTAGAACTAATACGTGGTTCACCACGAATTGAAGATTATTATTGATAGTTTAACGTATTGATTAATATTCACACtttctgctactactactactactgaacTACTGAAGTGTGGGAGGAGAAGGGACTCTGACTCTTTGCTGACTTTGAGAAGTAACACATTTTGCAGATGCTAAATATGAGAAGGGCTTATTCTGTGTGCGGGGGTTTACTTTATAAGTGACCTCATCTAGGGTTAGCATATGGCAACTATTGTATGTAATGGTCTGGATTACGATTTCCACTCAAATCCCAAAGACATTTGAACTCTCTTTCATACTGTAGTAACAGACACTCGTAATCCTTTCttcttaaaaggttaaaagttgaacattatattttaaaaggaataaaaaaaaaaaaaatacaaaaattaagtCAGTAGGGCAGATGAGAAACGCATTCGTCTAATTTGTCAAAATCAATCATCAATCACCAAACCACAGTACATCGTGCTCATACATATTCTTACCCTGGAGGGACAAGCA of Centropristis striata isolate RG_2023a ecotype Rhode Island chromosome 12, C.striata_1.0, whole genome shotgun sequence contains these proteins:
- the spon2b gene encoding spondin-2b; the encoded protein is MDTTRNILSISQALYHLIVMMLTLDQGVHLMPVPTDVPMCTASETAQYRLTFTGKWTQAAFPKQYPVYRPPAQWSNLIGVTHSSDFHMWQRNEFASNGVREFAEKGEAWTLMKEVEAAGERIQSVYGILSAPAVMGGTGQMNTEFEVFARHSYLSFIVRLVPSPDWFVGVESFDLCDGDRWKENVSLELFPYDAGTDSGFTFSSPNFETIPQDKITQITSSFPSHPANSFYYPRLKHLPPIAKLTLTKIKKTNQIISLPVEPTQSNQLPTGNEIEDTLINTPLDCEVSVWSPWGLCKGKCGDSGVQHRTRYVIMHSANNGLACPLLEEGRKCFPDNCL